The Microcaecilia unicolor chromosome 6, aMicUni1.1, whole genome shotgun sequence genome includes a window with the following:
- the MON1A gene encoding vacuolar fusion protein MON1 homolog A isoform X2: MAADVQKKKGWEVQNGSLAPLDSLQLERSESPTPSMMQGSEPGAGQEGTMFVHTRSYEDLTTDEGPVSMGLKKGDGDQIESDMEQISKDFSELSTKLTGIPMDMEEELRENDSDQQEKPRRDSVLSSGKNDEDVTTDSWRRHKKQVFVLSEAGKPVYSRYGSEEALSSTMGVMMALVSFLEAEKNAIKSIHADGYKVVFMRRSPLVLVAVARTRQSEQEIAQELLYIYYQILSLLTWTQLNHIFQQKQNYDLRRLLAGSERITDNLLDLMAQDPSFLMGAVRCLPLAASVRDAVNASLQQAKAKNLVFSILISKNQLVALLRKKDQFLHPVDLHLLFNLISSSTSFREGEAWTPICLPKFNASGFFHAHISYLAQETDLCLLLVSTNREDFFTVSECKQKFLDRMRRRGSYQTLQEALRTPFYSVSQVGIPELRHFIYKSKSSRLFTSPKIEAPYVTKEEKERLLGLYQYLHSRTHNSSRSLKTIYYTGTNENLLAWVTGAFELYMCYSPLGTKASAVSSISKLMKWIRREEDRLFILTSLTY, encoded by the exons GAGCAGGGCAGGAGGGAACAATGTTTGTTCATACCCGCTCCTATGAGGACCTGACTACAGATGAAGGTCCTGTATCAATGGGCCTGAAGAAGGGAGATGGAGACCAAATAGAATCCGACATGGAACAAATCAGCAAGGACTTCAGTGAGCTGAGCACAAAGTTAACTGGCATTCCAATGGACATGGAAGAGGAACTGAGGGAGAATGACTCAGACCAACAGGAGAAGCCCCGGCGAGACTCTGTGTTATCTTCTGGGAAGAATGACGAGGATGTGACTACGGATAGCTGGCGCAGGCACAAAAAACAGGTTTTTGTTCTCAGTGAAGCAGGAAAGCCTGTGTATTCTCGGTATGGATCTGAGGAGGCACTCTCGAGCACCATGGGAGTGATGATGGCTCTGGTATCCTTTCTGGAAGCAGAGAAGAATGCAATCAAGTCTATACATGCAG ATGGCTATAAAGTGGTCTTCATGCGCAGGAGTCCCCTAGTGCTAGTGGCAGTTGCTCGGACACGGCAATCAGAACAGGAGATCGCGCAGGAACTTCTCTACATCTATTATCAGATCCTGAGCCTTCTTACCTGGACTCAACTCAACCACATTTTTCAGCAGAAACAAAACTATGACCTCCGTCGGCTCTTGGCTGGTTCAGAACGCATCACTGACAATCTACTGGATCTAATGGCCCAGGACCCCAGCTTCTTGATGGGAGCAGTACGCTGCCTACCACTTGCCGCCAGTGTTAGAGATGCTGTGAATGCCAGCCTCCAGCAGGCTAAGGCCAAAAACCTAGTCTTCTCTATCCTTATATCCAAAAACCAGCTGGTAGCTCTTTTAAGAAAAAAGGATCAATTCCTCCATCCAGTTGATCTCCATTTACTCTTCAATCTCATCAGTTCCTCCACATCCTTCCGGGAGGGTGAGGCCTGGACACCCATTTGCCTGCCAAAGTTCAATGCTAGTGGTTTCTTCCATGCCCACATCTCCTACCTAGCGCAAGAAACGGACCTGTGCCTACTGTTGGTCTCCACCAATCGTGAGGACTTCTTTACCGTCTCTGAGTGCAAACAGAAATTCCTTGATCGTATGAGGAGGCGGGGTTCATACCAGACACTGCAAGAAGCACTGCGCACCCCATTTTATAGTGTTTCTCAAGTGGGAATTCCAGAGCTGAGGCATTTTATTTACAAATCCAAGAGCTCAAGGCTCTTTACCAG CCCCAAGATCGAAGCTCCATATGTTActaaggaggagaaggagagactTTTGGGACTGTACCAGTACCTGCACAGCCGGACTCATAATTCCTCTCGGTCACTGAAAACCATATATTACACTGGCACAAATGAGAACTTGCTGGCCTGG GTGACTGGAGCTTTTGAACTGTACATGTGCTACAGTCCCCTGGGAACCAAAGCTTCAGCTGTGAGCTCCATTAGTAAATTGATGAAGTGGATTCGAAGGGAGGAGGATCGACTCTTCATTCTGACATCTCTGACATACTGA
- the MON1A gene encoding vacuolar fusion protein MON1 homolog A isoform X1, protein MAADVQKKKGWEVQNGSLAPLDSLQLERSESPTPSMMQGSEPGAGQEGTMFVHTRSYEDLTTDEGPVSMGLKKGDGDQIESDMEQISKDFSELSTKLTGIPMDMEEELRENDSDQQEKPRRDSVLSSGKNDEDVTTDSWRRHKKQVFVLSEAGKPVYSRYGSEEALSSTMGVMMALVSFLEAEKNAIKSIHADGYKVVFMRRSPLVLVAVARTRQSEQEIAQELLYIYYQILSLLTWTQLNHIFQQKQNYDLRRLLAGSERITDNLLDLMAQDPSFLMGAVRCLPLAASVRDAVNASLQQAKAKNLVFSILISKNQLVALLRKKDQFLHPVDLHLLFNLISSSTSFREGEAWTPICLPKFNASGFFHAHISYLAQETDLCLLLVSTNREDFFTVSECKQKFLDRMRRRGSYQTLQEALRTPFYSVSQVGIPELRHFIYKSKSSRLFTRLCLPSPKIEAPYVTKEEKERLLGLYQYLHSRTHNSSRSLKTIYYTGTNENLLAWVTGAFELYMCYSPLGTKASAVSSISKLMKWIRREEDRLFILTSLTY, encoded by the exons GAGCAGGGCAGGAGGGAACAATGTTTGTTCATACCCGCTCCTATGAGGACCTGACTACAGATGAAGGTCCTGTATCAATGGGCCTGAAGAAGGGAGATGGAGACCAAATAGAATCCGACATGGAACAAATCAGCAAGGACTTCAGTGAGCTGAGCACAAAGTTAACTGGCATTCCAATGGACATGGAAGAGGAACTGAGGGAGAATGACTCAGACCAACAGGAGAAGCCCCGGCGAGACTCTGTGTTATCTTCTGGGAAGAATGACGAGGATGTGACTACGGATAGCTGGCGCAGGCACAAAAAACAGGTTTTTGTTCTCAGTGAAGCAGGAAAGCCTGTGTATTCTCGGTATGGATCTGAGGAGGCACTCTCGAGCACCATGGGAGTGATGATGGCTCTGGTATCCTTTCTGGAAGCAGAGAAGAATGCAATCAAGTCTATACATGCAG ATGGCTATAAAGTGGTCTTCATGCGCAGGAGTCCCCTAGTGCTAGTGGCAGTTGCTCGGACACGGCAATCAGAACAGGAGATCGCGCAGGAACTTCTCTACATCTATTATCAGATCCTGAGCCTTCTTACCTGGACTCAACTCAACCACATTTTTCAGCAGAAACAAAACTATGACCTCCGTCGGCTCTTGGCTGGTTCAGAACGCATCACTGACAATCTACTGGATCTAATGGCCCAGGACCCCAGCTTCTTGATGGGAGCAGTACGCTGCCTACCACTTGCCGCCAGTGTTAGAGATGCTGTGAATGCCAGCCTCCAGCAGGCTAAGGCCAAAAACCTAGTCTTCTCTATCCTTATATCCAAAAACCAGCTGGTAGCTCTTTTAAGAAAAAAGGATCAATTCCTCCATCCAGTTGATCTCCATTTACTCTTCAATCTCATCAGTTCCTCCACATCCTTCCGGGAGGGTGAGGCCTGGACACCCATTTGCCTGCCAAAGTTCAATGCTAGTGGTTTCTTCCATGCCCACATCTCCTACCTAGCGCAAGAAACGGACCTGTGCCTACTGTTGGTCTCCACCAATCGTGAGGACTTCTTTACCGTCTCTGAGTGCAAACAGAAATTCCTTGATCGTATGAGGAGGCGGGGTTCATACCAGACACTGCAAGAAGCACTGCGCACCCCATTTTATAGTGTTTCTCAAGTGGGAATTCCAGAGCTGAGGCATTTTATTTACAAATCCAAGAGCTCAAGGCTCTTTACCAG ACTTTGTCTCCCCAGCCCCAAGATCGAAGCTCCATATGTTActaaggaggagaaggagagactTTTGGGACTGTACCAGTACCTGCACAGCCGGACTCATAATTCCTCTCGGTCACTGAAAACCATATATTACACTGGCACAAATGAGAACTTGCTGGCCTGG GTGACTGGAGCTTTTGAACTGTACATGTGCTACAGTCCCCTGGGAACCAAAGCTTCAGCTGTGAGCTCCATTAGTAAATTGATGAAGTGGATTCGAAGGGAGGAGGATCGACTCTTCATTCTGACATCTCTGACATACTGA